In Bradyrhizobium erythrophlei, a single genomic region encodes these proteins:
- a CDS encoding branched-chain amino acid ABC transporter permease, with amino-acid sequence MIRDINPRDAILIAIGIAILIALPMVVKSSFAVDIFVRILLFAFIGTAWNLMGGYAKQLSLGHAAYFGLGAYTSTILQINYDISPWIGMVVGGVVAAIASLPIGWLCFRLRGPYFTIATIATAQALMLIFLKFRDFAWGAEGTTIPNLGTAPLMMQFENKSSYYYVVLGLLLLSLLVTWLIERSWIGNYLVAIGEDEDAAEAIGVNAPKMKRDIYMISAFLTALAGTFYTQYIYFIDPATAFSFSISIEAALVSIVGGIGTLWGPLIGTVLLETTSALLQSWLGSSIGGVQLTVYSLILMAVILWRPTGLMGMINEVRQRFATRKPAQA; translated from the coding sequence ATGATACGAGATATCAATCCGCGCGACGCCATTCTTATTGCGATCGGAATCGCGATCCTCATCGCGCTGCCGATGGTGGTGAAGAGCTCGTTCGCGGTCGACATCTTCGTGCGAATCCTGCTGTTCGCCTTTATCGGCACCGCCTGGAATCTGATGGGGGGCTACGCCAAGCAGTTGTCGCTCGGACATGCCGCCTATTTCGGCCTCGGCGCCTACACCTCGACGATTCTTCAGATCAACTACGACATCTCGCCGTGGATCGGCATGGTCGTCGGCGGAGTCGTAGCGGCGATCGCCAGCCTGCCGATCGGCTGGCTCTGCTTCCGCCTGCGCGGTCCCTACTTCACCATCGCCACGATTGCGACGGCGCAAGCCTTGATGCTGATCTTCCTGAAATTCCGCGATTTCGCCTGGGGCGCCGAGGGCACCACCATCCCCAACCTCGGGACCGCACCGCTGATGATGCAGTTCGAGAACAAGAGCTCCTATTATTATGTCGTTCTGGGCCTGTTGTTGCTGAGCCTCCTCGTCACCTGGCTGATCGAACGCTCCTGGATTGGAAACTATCTGGTGGCGATCGGCGAAGACGAGGATGCCGCCGAAGCGATTGGCGTCAACGCGCCGAAGATGAAGCGCGACATCTACATGATCAGCGCGTTCCTCACCGCGCTCGCCGGCACGTTCTACACCCAGTACATCTACTTCATCGATCCCGCGACGGCGTTCTCCTTCAGCATCTCGATTGAGGCCGCGCTGGTCTCGATCGTCGGGGGCATCGGCACGCTGTGGGGACCGCTGATTGGCACCGTATTGCTGGAAACGACCTCGGCGCTGTTGCAGAGCTGGCTCGGCAGCTCGATCGGCGGCGTGCAGTTGACCGTCTACAGCCTGATCCTGATGGCCGTGATCCTTTGGCGTCCGACCGGACTGATGGGCATGATCAATGAAGTGCGGCAGCGCTTCGCCACCCGCAAACCGGCGCAGGCTTGA
- a CDS encoding ABC transporter ATP-binding protein, translating to MADALVINGLSKRFGGLRAVQDVSFTVKENETVALIGPNGAGKTTSFHLITGFHRPDTGSVMAFGREIVGLKPHDICALGLARTFQVAKPFGAMTVLSNVMTGAFLRSKNNAVAREKAREAIEFVGLSAKEQTAAKDLTTIDQRRLEMARALATEPKLLLLDEVMAGLNPAEIDQAVALVGKLSGRGLTIVIVEHVMRAIMAVAKHIVVLDHGQKIAEGSPKEIVENPEVIRAYLGSYVHPPAGGAGA from the coding sequence ATGGCAGATGCGCTCGTGATCAACGGCCTCAGCAAGCGCTTCGGCGGCTTGCGTGCCGTTCAGGATGTCAGCTTCACCGTGAAGGAAAACGAAACCGTCGCGCTGATTGGACCGAACGGCGCCGGCAAGACCACGAGCTTTCACCTCATCACCGGCTTTCATCGGCCTGACACAGGCTCCGTGATGGCCTTTGGCCGCGAAATCGTTGGTCTGAAGCCGCATGACATCTGCGCGCTCGGCCTCGCCCGCACCTTTCAGGTCGCAAAGCCCTTCGGCGCCATGACGGTGCTCTCGAACGTCATGACCGGCGCGTTCCTGCGCAGCAAGAATAATGCGGTGGCGCGCGAAAAGGCGCGTGAGGCGATCGAGTTCGTCGGCCTTTCGGCCAAGGAACAGACCGCCGCCAAGGATTTGACCACCATCGATCAGCGAAGGCTTGAAATGGCGCGCGCGCTTGCGACCGAGCCGAAGCTGCTACTGCTCGACGAAGTCATGGCCGGGCTCAATCCGGCCGAGATCGATCAGGCGGTGGCGCTGGTCGGCAAGCTCTCCGGCCGAGGACTGACCATCGTCATCGTCGAGCATGTGATGCGCGCGATCATGGCGGTCGCGAAGCACATCGTGGTGCTCGATCACGGCCAGAAGATCGCGGAAGGCTCGCCGAAAGAGATCGTGGAGAATCCGGAAGTGATCCGCGCCTATCTCGGCTCCTACGTGCATCCGCCGGCGGGAGGCGCTGGTGCTTAA
- a CDS encoding ABC transporter ATP-binding protein, protein MLKLENVSASYGSVPAISNVSIEIGEGEAVGLLGANGAGKSTTLRAISGLVKLTSGTVTLDGVNLASYPPYRIPELGIAHVPEGRQVFPEMTVNENLEIGSYVPKAKSDRRQTLDLVYSIFPRLAERRKQLAGTMSGGEQQMLAVGRGLMLKPRLLMLDEPSLGLAPVMTDVTFEKIGEIHKMGTAILLVEQNVSRALSLVQRAYVLESGRVIMSGTSTELANNKQVQAAYLGI, encoded by the coding sequence GTGCTTAAATTAGAGAATGTCAGCGCCAGTTATGGCTCGGTACCTGCGATCTCGAACGTCTCGATCGAAATCGGCGAAGGCGAAGCGGTTGGCCTGCTGGGCGCGAACGGCGCGGGCAAGAGCACGACGCTCCGCGCCATCTCGGGCCTCGTCAAACTGACATCCGGCACGGTCACCCTCGATGGCGTCAATCTGGCGTCCTATCCGCCGTATCGGATTCCGGAACTGGGCATTGCCCATGTGCCGGAAGGCCGCCAGGTTTTTCCCGAAATGACGGTGAACGAAAATCTCGAAATCGGCTCCTATGTGCCGAAGGCGAAATCCGATCGCCGGCAGACGCTCGATCTCGTTTACAGCATCTTTCCGCGGCTGGCCGAACGGCGAAAACAGCTCGCGGGCACCATGAGCGGCGGCGAGCAGCAGATGCTGGCGGTCGGCCGCGGCTTGATGCTCAAGCCGCGCCTGTTGATGCTGGACGAACCCTCGCTCGGCCTTGCGCCGGTGATGACCGATGTAACGTTCGAGAAGATCGGCGAGATCCACAAGATGGGCACCGCGATCCTGCTGGTCGAGCAGAATGTCAGCCGCGCGCTGTCACTGGTACAGCGCGCCTATGTGCTGGAAAGCGGCCGCGTCATCATGAGCGGCACCAGCACCGAGCTCGCCAACAACAAGCAGGTGCAGGCGGCGTATCTGGGGATTTAA
- a CDS encoding aldo/keto reductase, translating to MHDVLANGARIPAIGFGTYGMAHAEMLRMIPAALKGGFRHIDTAQIYRNEPEVGECTVSSGIPRSELFITTKVWVANYPESRFASSVDESLKKLRTDYVDLLLLHWPHDGVPLAEQIGLLNEAVRSGKARHIGVSNFNRQQLDQALKLSAAPLVTNQFEYHPYLNQSLLVEATRKAGLTVTAYCAMAVGRVLGDPTIAEIAASHGRTIPQVVLRWLLQQSNVVLSRTTNPDRISENLAIFDFELGEDEMAAMQTLARPNSRIVNPPGLAPVWDA from the coding sequence ATGCACGACGTTCTCGCCAACGGCGCCAGAATTCCCGCCATCGGATTCGGCACATATGGAATGGCGCACGCGGAAATGCTTCGCATGATTCCCGCTGCTTTGAAGGGCGGCTTCCGGCACATCGATACCGCACAGATCTATCGCAACGAGCCCGAGGTCGGCGAATGCACGGTGTCGTCAGGCATCCCGCGCTCTGAGTTATTCATCACCACCAAAGTCTGGGTCGCCAACTATCCGGAGAGCCGGTTCGCCTCATCCGTCGACGAAAGCCTCAAGAAGTTGCGAACCGACTACGTCGATCTGCTGCTGTTGCATTGGCCTCACGATGGCGTTCCGCTCGCCGAGCAGATCGGACTACTCAATGAAGCCGTGAGATCTGGCAAGGCCCGTCATATCGGGGTCAGCAACTTCAACCGGCAGCAGCTTGACCAGGCGCTCAAGCTCTCCGCAGCTCCGCTCGTCACCAATCAATTCGAGTATCATCCCTACCTGAACCAGTCGCTGCTCGTCGAGGCTACGCGCAAGGCGGGACTCACCGTCACGGCATACTGCGCCATGGCGGTCGGTCGCGTGCTTGGCGACCCGACAATAGCGGAGATCGCGGCAAGTCACGGGCGGACGATTCCGCAAGTGGTGCTTCGGTGGCTTCTACAGCAAAGCAACGTCGTCTTGTCGCGAACCACCAATCCCGATCGGATCAGCGAAAACCTCGCCATCTTCGACTTTGAACTGGGCGAGGACGAAATGGCCGCGATGCAGACGCTCGCAAGGCCGAATAGCCGGATCGTCAATCCGCCTGGATTGGCGCCGGTCTGGGACGCTTAG
- a CDS encoding LysR family transcriptional regulator — protein sequence MLDSVSLDQLRTFIAAVDAGSFSAASRKLLRSQSVVSEAIGNLEEQIGVKLFDRSGHYPKLTAAGSVILADARSIVAGVDQMKARAKGMSAGLEPELSVVIDVFYPIDAITQIATEFRQKFPGVALRIYVEALGGAIKPVLDGRCSLGVVGSLPTIPDTLTYERLPGIAFLMVAARDHALASYRGKIPKDVLGKHTQIVLTDRSELSSGREFGVMSSATWRLADLFAKHHFLLKGLGWGGMPLHAVRKDLEEGRLSVLPIEDVPPDGLILTMSAVWQTKSPPGPAGRWFVDRLKQIPVEPGKVPSLTRKKTKRPAKA from the coding sequence ATGCTCGACTCCGTCTCACTCGATCAGCTGCGCACCTTCATTGCTGCCGTCGATGCCGGAAGCTTTTCCGCCGCCTCCCGCAAGTTATTGCGCTCGCAGTCCGTGGTGAGCGAAGCGATCGGCAATCTTGAGGAACAGATTGGCGTGAAGCTGTTCGACCGGTCTGGCCACTATCCCAAACTCACCGCGGCGGGAAGCGTGATCCTGGCCGATGCCCGCAGCATCGTCGCCGGGGTCGACCAGATGAAGGCGCGGGCGAAGGGCATGTCGGCTGGCCTGGAGCCGGAACTGTCCGTCGTGATTGACGTCTTCTATCCGATCGATGCGATTACGCAAATCGCCACGGAGTTTCGGCAGAAATTTCCGGGTGTTGCGCTCCGAATTTACGTCGAGGCGCTCGGAGGGGCCATCAAACCCGTGCTTGACGGCCGCTGCAGCCTCGGCGTCGTCGGGTCGCTCCCGACGATTCCGGATACGCTAACCTATGAGAGGTTGCCCGGTATCGCGTTTCTGATGGTCGCCGCCCGCGATCACGCGCTGGCCTCCTACCGAGGCAAGATTCCCAAAGACGTTCTCGGGAAGCATACGCAGATCGTTCTCACCGACAGATCGGAGTTATCCTCGGGGCGCGAATTCGGTGTCATGTCGTCCGCGACGTGGCGGCTTGCCGACCTCTTCGCCAAACATCATTTTTTGCTCAAAGGTCTGGGTTGGGGCGGAATGCCCCTGCATGCTGTACGAAAAGATCTCGAAGAAGGCCGCCTTTCCGTGCTGCCAATCGAAGACGTACCGCCGGATGGCTTGATCCTGACGATGTCGGCGGTGTGGCAAACCAAATCGCCGCCCGGACCGGCCGGCCGATGGTTTGTCGATCGCCTGAAGCAAATCCCGGTCGAGCCGGGCAAGGTGCCGTCCCTCACTAGAAAGAAAACAAAACGGCCGGCTAAAGCCTAG
- a CDS encoding pirin family protein has translation MKTDAAFTRQIRAHKTSRRIDLRTRGRSHGSITRLVSPGDIGDLIKPFVFLDYFDTDPATAPKFGFHPHSGIATLTLILSGQAFYKETTGREGVIDTGGVEWMRASSGVWHTGGMFGKERIKGFQLWVAMPPELELAEPRSQYLGASEFHFSGPARVIAGEYGGVKSIVESPPGVTYLDVRLKAGERWRFEPPKGHDVAWIASHQGTVRTAEQVSMGEAVVFEESHQAIEFEALTDAGFILGSAIKHPYDLVTGHYSVHTNAESLRIGEKNIADIGRRLHNQGVLTARG, from the coding sequence ATGAAGACCGATGCAGCGTTCACGCGTCAAATACGCGCTCACAAGACTTCCCGGCGGATTGATCTGCGCACGCGTGGACGCTCGCATGGGTCCATTACCCGGCTGGTCAGTCCCGGCGATATTGGTGACCTGATCAAGCCGTTTGTGTTTCTCGACTACTTCGACACCGACCCGGCGACGGCACCAAAATTCGGCTTCCATCCTCATTCAGGAATAGCGACTCTCACGCTCATTCTGTCCGGGCAGGCTTTCTACAAGGAGACCACCGGTCGCGAAGGGGTCATCGATACCGGCGGTGTTGAATGGATGCGCGCCAGTAGCGGCGTCTGGCATACCGGCGGGATGTTCGGCAAGGAGCGGATCAAGGGCTTTCAGCTTTGGGTCGCCATGCCGCCCGAGCTCGAACTGGCCGAACCCCGCAGCCAATACCTTGGCGCTTCCGAATTCCATTTTTCCGGCCCTGCGAGGGTTATCGCTGGCGAATACGGCGGCGTGAAAAGCATTGTTGAATCGCCCCCTGGCGTCACTTACCTCGATGTACGCCTGAAGGCCGGAGAGCGCTGGAGATTCGAACCGCCCAAGGGGCACGACGTCGCCTGGATCGCGTCGCACCAGGGGACTGTAAGAACGGCGGAACAGGTCTCGATGGGCGAAGCTGTGGTGTTCGAGGAGAGCCATCAAGCGATCGAGTTCGAAGCGCTCACTGATGCCGGCTTTATCCTCGGCTCGGCAATCAAGCATCCTTACGACCTGGTGACCGGACATTACTCCGTGCACACCAACGCAGAGTCTCTGCGCATTGGAGAGAAAAATATCGCCGATATTGGCCGCCGGTTGCACAACCAGGGTGTCTTGACCGCAAGAGGCTAG
- a CDS encoding DoxX family protein: MSTASIQLGRPTRRIGAWTLQIILAAAFAAAGSAKLAGVPYMVELFDQIGVGQWFRLATGIVEVTGAIVLVFPGLASIGAAWLGITMVFAVATHLLILHTSPVPAIVLGLLNALVVYLRRDEFAALINRIRG, from the coding sequence ATGAGCACCGCTTCTATCCAACTAGGTCGTCCCACCCGCCGCATCGGCGCCTGGACGTTGCAGATCATCCTCGCGGCCGCTTTCGCTGCCGCCGGATCCGCCAAGCTGGCGGGCGTTCCATATATGGTCGAGTTGTTCGATCAGATCGGAGTTGGACAATGGTTCCGTCTGGCGACGGGCATCGTGGAAGTGACCGGCGCGATCGTTCTGGTCTTTCCGGGCCTGGCTTCGATCGGTGCGGCCTGGCTCGGCATCACCATGGTCTTTGCCGTCGCAACCCATCTGCTCATCCTGCACACGAGCCCGGTCCCGGCGATCGTCCTGGGATTGCTCAACGCGCTGGTTGTCTACCTTCGGCGCGATGAATTCGCGGCTTTGATCAACCGGATCAGAGGCTGA
- a CDS encoding SDR family oxidoreductase has protein sequence MKIGVSGASGYLGRAVVSELLRRPGGHKVVAISRTPKTVSKPAQARFGDYNRPETLSEAYAGLDRLLIITTVDPEPGKRGAQNVAAIDAAVKAGVKHIVFMSAVGTRQEEEPARGASYWRGEQHLIATAPAWTILRMNFYAEAFVQQAQAALRQGVLAGLAENRAAFVARDDVAATAAGILTGDGHAGAIYHATGPERVSGADRAAIISEITGKPIAFQVITEEQLRAGLTQAGLPTGAINIVVGIQASFAAGVFDVITGDVERLGGRPPKFFRDVLAAALRSPSA, from the coding sequence ATGAAGATCGGTGTGAGTGGCGCCAGCGGCTATTTGGGCAGAGCCGTCGTATCAGAACTGTTGCGGCGTCCCGGCGGGCACAAGGTCGTGGCGATCTCGCGCACACCCAAAACTGTCTCCAAACCAGCCCAGGCACGATTTGGAGACTACAACCGGCCCGAAACCCTTAGCGAAGCCTATGCGGGTCTCGATCGTCTGCTCATCATCACGACCGTCGATCCGGAACCCGGAAAGCGCGGGGCGCAGAACGTCGCGGCGATCGACGCAGCGGTGAAAGCCGGCGTCAAGCATATCGTCTTCATGTCGGCTGTCGGCACGCGGCAGGAGGAAGAGCCAGCGCGCGGCGCATCGTACTGGCGGGGCGAGCAGCATCTGATCGCCACGGCGCCGGCCTGGACCATTCTGCGCATGAACTTCTACGCCGAAGCCTTCGTCCAGCAGGCGCAAGCCGCACTACGCCAAGGCGTGCTCGCCGGCCTGGCCGAGAACCGGGCCGCTTTCGTGGCGCGTGATGACGTCGCGGCCACCGCCGCGGGAATCCTGACCGGCGACGGCCATGCGGGCGCGATCTATCACGCGACCGGTCCCGAGCGCGTGTCGGGCGCGGACCGTGCGGCTATTATCTCGGAAATCACCGGCAAACCGATCGCATTCCAGGTCATTACGGAAGAGCAACTGCGCGCCGGACTGACACAAGCGGGGCTGCCGACGGGGGCCATCAACATCGTCGTCGGCATCCAGGCGAGCTTCGCAGCGGGCGTGTTCGACGTTATAACCGGCGATGTCGAGCGCCTCGGTGGGCGGCCGCCCAAGTTCTTCCGCGACGTGCTTGCAGCCGCGCTGAGGTCTCCGTCGGCCTGA
- a CDS encoding alkene reductase: MSRSFTPARVGRYTVPNRLVMAPMTRSRAKPDGVPGELAAEYYAQRAGVGLIVTEGTQPSDDGQGYLATPGIYLPAHVAGWKKVTTAVHDRGGRIFIQLMHAGRMSHPDNTPHHRQAVAPSAIASGAPMFTASGMQDMPTPRALTTEEVRRTVADFRLAARSAIEAGADGVEIHGANGYLVQQFIAPSANTRTDEYGGSIANRARFAIEVATAIAEEIGADRTAIRLSPGITMWGIDEGAEGLALYRHLVAELNKLGLAYLHVMHAGDERRLADLRALWTPSLIVNRPGRPRDQIGGDVASGLADLEAYGQMVLANPDFVTRLKSGAPLNEADRASFFGGAAHGYTDYPVLEAATAA; this comes from the coding sequence ATGAGCCGATCATTTACGCCCGCCCGTGTTGGACGCTACACCGTGCCAAACCGCCTGGTCATGGCGCCGATGACCCGTAGCCGCGCGAAGCCGGACGGCGTGCCGGGAGAATTGGCGGCCGAATACTATGCCCAACGCGCCGGTGTCGGCCTGATCGTCACCGAAGGCACTCAGCCGTCAGATGACGGACAGGGCTACCTCGCGACGCCCGGCATTTACCTGCCGGCGCATGTCGCGGGGTGGAAGAAGGTAACGACAGCGGTGCATGACAGAGGCGGCCGCATCTTCATCCAGCTCATGCACGCGGGACGTATGTCGCACCCCGACAACACACCGCATCACCGGCAAGCCGTGGCACCGTCGGCGATCGCTTCGGGTGCGCCGATGTTCACCGCGAGCGGGATGCAGGACATGCCCACGCCTCGCGCGCTGACGACCGAGGAAGTGCGCCGGACCGTCGCTGACTTCCGCCTCGCGGCGCGCTCCGCCATTGAGGCCGGCGCTGACGGTGTCGAGATTCACGGCGCGAACGGCTATCTCGTTCAACAATTCATCGCTCCGAGCGCCAACACGCGTACGGATGAATACGGTGGCTCCATCGCGAACCGCGCCCGTTTCGCCATTGAGGTCGCCACGGCGATTGCCGAAGAAATCGGAGCGGACAGGACCGCCATCCGTCTATCGCCCGGCATCACCATGTGGGGGATCGACGAGGGCGCAGAAGGCCTGGCGCTCTATCGCCATCTGGTCGCCGAACTCAACAAGCTCGGTCTTGCGTACCTGCACGTCATGCATGCCGGCGACGAGCGGCGGCTGGCGGATCTACGCGCGCTGTGGACGCCATCGCTGATCGTGAACCGGCCCGGCCGTCCGCGCGACCAGATTGGCGGTGACGTGGCTTCGGGGTTAGCCGATCTGGAAGCCTACGGCCAGATGGTGCTCGCCAACCCGGATTTCGTTACGCGGTTGAAGAGCGGTGCGCCATTGAACGAGGCGGATCGCGCCAGCTTCTTTGGCGGCGCAGCCCATGGCTACACCGACTATCCCGTGCTCGAGGCGGCGACCGCCGCGTAA
- a CDS encoding AMP nucleosidase: MCPAPAILTPPPVAAEAFSDAGAAVSRLEEIYERNTQFLRDRFEAYASGEVLTTRVRANYPFVRITTLSHARLDSRLSYGFVAKPGIHRTSVTRPDLFRPYLTEQIRLLIENHGVAVEIGESNEPIPIHFAYRRDINIEATVSATGQSAVGRPLRDVFDVPDLIAIDDAIANGTLQLPLDAPEPLALFTAARVDYSLRRLYHYTGTDPEHFQNFVIFTNYQFYVDAFVHLCHERMGSGQIGPDAFVGPGNVITRNVRLGGGTIGIAPERIPQMPAFHLVEPGDRGITLINIGTGPSNARNISDHVAVLRPHAWLMLGHCAGLRNTQRLGDYVLAHGYAREDHVLDHELSLGVPIPALAEMQVALEQAVGEVTGLAGFDLKRLMRTGTVASVDNRNWEIGDASIFRRLSQSRAIALDMESAAIAANGFRFRVPYGTLLCVSDKPLHGEIKLAGMAGDFYRQRVGQHLEIGLKALEILKLQESERLHSRKLRSFAEVAFQ; this comes from the coding sequence ATGTGTCCCGCGCCAGCCATTCTGACCCCGCCTCCCGTCGCCGCTGAAGCGTTCAGCGATGCCGGTGCGGCCGTCAGCCGCCTCGAAGAGATCTACGAGCGCAACACCCAGTTCTTGCGAGATCGTTTCGAGGCGTATGCCAGCGGCGAGGTGCTCACGACGCGCGTGCGCGCCAACTATCCATTCGTACGCATTACGACCTTGAGCCATGCGCGCCTCGACTCGCGTCTTTCTTACGGTTTCGTCGCGAAGCCCGGCATTCATCGGACCAGCGTGACGCGACCAGACCTGTTCCGACCCTATCTCACGGAGCAGATCAGACTGTTGATCGAAAACCACGGCGTGGCGGTTGAAATAGGCGAGTCGAACGAGCCGATCCCTATTCATTTCGCCTATCGTCGCGACATCAACATCGAAGCGACAGTCTCTGCGACCGGCCAATCCGCCGTCGGCCGCCCGCTGCGGGACGTGTTCGACGTGCCTGATCTTATCGCCATCGATGATGCGATCGCCAACGGCACCCTGCAGCTGCCGCTAGACGCCCCCGAACCGCTGGCTTTGTTCACTGCTGCGCGCGTCGACTATTCGTTGCGACGGCTTTATCACTACACCGGCACCGATCCGGAGCACTTCCAGAATTTCGTGATATTCACGAACTATCAGTTCTACGTCGATGCCTTTGTGCATCTGTGCCATGAACGTATGGGTTCAGGCCAAATCGGCCCCGACGCCTTCGTTGGGCCGGGGAACGTGATCACGCGCAACGTTCGTCTTGGCGGCGGTACGATCGGGATTGCGCCCGAGCGCATACCGCAAATGCCGGCCTTTCATCTCGTCGAACCGGGCGACCGGGGCATTACCCTGATCAATATCGGCACCGGTCCATCCAACGCCCGGAACATATCCGACCACGTGGCCGTGCTGCGGCCGCACGCCTGGCTCATGCTTGGACACTGCGCAGGTCTCAGAAATACGCAGAGGCTCGGAGACTATGTCCTCGCGCATGGCTATGCCCGCGAGGACCACGTGCTCGACCACGAGCTGTCGCTTGGGGTGCCGATACCGGCGCTGGCCGAGATGCAGGTCGCCCTCGAACAGGCGGTCGGCGAGGTAACCGGGCTCGCGGGTTTTGACCTGAAACGATTGATGCGCACCGGAACGGTTGCGAGCGTGGACAATCGCAATTGGGAAATTGGCGATGCGTCGATTTTTCGGCGTTTGTCGCAGTCGCGCGCGATAGCGCTCGACATGGAGTCGGCAGCTATCGCCGCCAACGGATTTCGGTTTCGCGTTCCCTACGGAACTTTGCTTTGCGTCTCGGACAAGCCACTTCACGGTGAGATCAAGCTCGCCGGTATGGCAGGCGACTTCTATCGGCAGCGCGTAGGCCAGCATCTTGAGATCGGCCTGAAGGCGCTCGAGATCCTCAAATTGCAGGAATCGGAACGTTTGCATTCCCGCAAGCTTCGGAGTTTCGCCGAAGTCGCATTTCAATAG
- a CDS encoding winged helix-turn-helix domain-containing tetratricopeptide repeat protein, with protein MRFIFENHILDAGRRELVCAGESVALEPQVFDVLLYLLEHRDRVVRKDELFDNVWDGRIVSESTLTSRINAARRAINDTGKDQRLLRTVARKGFRFVGEVTIEQPATTAALSSDHSAHRDGKPPRLALPVLDRAAIAVLPFSNLSGEPEQEYFSDGISEDIITALSKLRWFYVIARNSSFVYKGKSVHLQQIADELGVAYVIQGSVRKDGERVRITAQLNEVATGSHIWAERYDRDLADVFAVQDEITESIVAAIEPQLYAAENFKAQRKAPDSMDAWDLVMRALSHYWRVTRQDNTVAQALLEKAIKIDPQYGQALGVLAASHTFGAHMGWEDMALAIPIAERASLAAIHANSEDAWAHFGLAGVYLHRRRFDDCLAEFELALRLNPSFSPARGYFGVALAYCGQWEEGDRAARHALRLSPRDPFAAVYYGVASYCQFVGGNYEEAIELSRESLRLRSDFVGAHRVLTAAAAMTKRRELAAASLKALLHVQPGLSLKWLATEMPFKCERERDQYLAAFRLAGLE; from the coding sequence GTGAGATTTATCTTTGAAAATCATATACTTGATGCCGGGCGACGCGAATTGGTCTGCGCCGGCGAGAGCGTGGCGCTCGAGCCCCAGGTTTTCGACGTCCTGTTATATTTGCTCGAGCATCGAGACCGCGTCGTACGAAAGGATGAGTTGTTCGACAACGTGTGGGACGGCCGCATCGTCTCGGAGTCGACACTCACAAGCCGGATCAACGCCGCTCGCCGCGCCATCAACGATACTGGCAAGGATCAGCGGCTGCTGCGCACGGTTGCGCGCAAGGGCTTTCGTTTTGTCGGCGAAGTGACGATCGAGCAACCGGCCACAACGGCGGCGCTGTCCTCGGATCACTCTGCACATCGAGACGGCAAGCCGCCACGCTTGGCGCTGCCGGTGCTCGACCGTGCCGCTATCGCTGTCCTGCCGTTTTCCAATCTCAGCGGCGAGCCCGAACAGGAGTATTTTTCCGACGGCATCAGCGAAGACATCATCACCGCACTTTCGAAATTGCGATGGTTCTATGTCATCGCGCGCAACTCCTCTTTTGTATACAAGGGCAAGTCCGTTCATCTCCAGCAGATCGCCGACGAGCTCGGCGTTGCTTACGTCATCCAAGGCAGCGTGCGGAAAGACGGCGAGCGCGTGCGGATCACCGCTCAGCTCAACGAAGTCGCGACCGGCAGCCACATCTGGGCCGAGCGGTATGACCGCGATCTGGCCGATGTTTTCGCCGTGCAGGACGAGATTACCGAGTCGATTGTCGCCGCGATCGAACCACAGTTATACGCCGCAGAGAACTTCAAGGCGCAACGCAAGGCGCCTGACAGTATGGATGCATGGGACCTTGTGATGCGCGCGCTGTCGCACTATTGGCGCGTCACGCGGCAGGACAACACCGTCGCTCAGGCACTCCTGGAGAAAGCCATCAAGATCGACCCGCAATATGGACAAGCGCTCGGCGTTTTGGCTGCCAGTCACACATTCGGCGCCCATATGGGGTGGGAAGACATGGCGCTGGCGATCCCGATTGCAGAGCGGGCATCTCTTGCCGCCATTCACGCCAATAGCGAGGATGCATGGGCGCATTTTGGATTGGCCGGCGTGTATCTCCACAGGCGCCGCTTTGATGATTGCCTTGCCGAATTCGAACTGGCGCTCCGGCTGAACCCCAGCTTCTCGCCTGCGCGCGGCTATTTCGGCGTCGCGCTTGCTTATTGCGGCCAGTGGGAGGAAGGCGACCGTGCTGCGCGCCATGCACTGCGCCTCAGCCCGCGGGATCCTTTCGCGGCGGTCTACTACGGCGTCGCCTCCTATTGCCAGTTCGTCGGCGGCAATTACGAGGAGGCAATCGAGCTTTCGCGCGAATCGCTGCGTCTTCGTTCCGATTTCGTCGGCGCTCATCGCGTGCTCACGGCAGCCGCCGCGATGACGAAACGGCGGGAACTGGCGGCAGCATCCCTCAAGGCCCTGCTCCACGTGCAACCGGGCTTGTCGCTGAAGTGGCTCGCCACCGAGATGCCCTTCAAATGCGAGAGAGAACGCGACCAGTATCTGGCAGCGTTCAGACTGGCTGGGCTGGAGTGA